A region from the Lentimonas sp. CC4 genome encodes:
- a CDS encoding DUF4212 domain-containing protein, which yields MKNDHPAAHRRACLKLVLGLLAVWFSVSFGCGILFRDWLDANAPQVGNAPFGFWMAQQGAIICFVLLLVVYAFLMNRLDAKHGYTEDK from the coding sequence ATGAAAAACGATCACCCTGCAGCCCATCGTCGGGCGTGTCTCAAACTCGTGCTTGGCCTGTTGGCCGTTTGGTTCTCAGTCAGCTTCGGTTGCGGCATACTATTTCGGGACTGGTTGGATGCCAATGCGCCGCAAGTCGGTAATGCGCCCTTTGGGTTCTGGATGGCGCAACAAGGTGCCATCATCTGCTTCGTTCTCTTGCTCGTGGTCTACGCGTTCTTAATGAACCGCCTCGATGCCAAGCACGGCTACACTGAAGACAAGTAA